A region from the Cryptosporangium arvum DSM 44712 genome encodes:
- a CDS encoding glycosyltransferase family 2 protein, producing the protein MTRIPGVVLDVELSAPLPSVHAVDTLGHRREAAWVIVRLFTEPLAMVRLDLPSDDELSPEDLLGGILAECREAIAARIDVSSLTPDGVPLAALPATPPFLAGRARALELAPPVTVVICTREHPDELRDCLISLTDQEFDRFDVLVVDNAPSSDRTRHVVEEFASRLRIEYVVESRPGLSRARNAALAALSREPGERIVAWTDDDVRADPHWVAEIVRAFVENPAAAAVSGVVVPAELRTDAQVWFEQFGGHSKGRGFTADEFGPLTAQSPLYPLPAFGVGANMALRLSALRSLKGFDEALGAGTPAQGGEDTLIFSRLLDRGATTLYHPAALVRHVHRADLDGLRTQMAGYGAGLTAFYAALLRDDPRRLVRLLALVPRAWKDLTSSDSVRVGTVRDDFPPELFAANRRGMLAGPWRYVRGRIAPVPARVAQKTAVGLR; encoded by the coding sequence ATGACTCGAATCCCCGGCGTCGTGCTGGACGTCGAGCTCTCCGCTCCGCTGCCTTCCGTGCACGCCGTCGACACGCTCGGACATCGCCGGGAGGCGGCCTGGGTGATCGTCCGGCTGTTCACCGAGCCGCTCGCGATGGTGCGGCTCGACCTGCCGTCGGACGACGAGTTGAGCCCGGAGGACCTGCTCGGCGGCATCCTCGCGGAGTGCCGCGAGGCGATCGCGGCTCGCATCGACGTCTCGTCGCTCACGCCGGACGGCGTCCCGCTCGCGGCGCTGCCCGCGACCCCGCCGTTCCTGGCCGGTCGGGCCCGCGCGCTGGAGCTGGCGCCGCCGGTCACCGTCGTCATCTGCACCCGGGAGCACCCCGACGAGCTGCGCGACTGCCTGATCAGCCTGACCGACCAGGAGTTCGACCGGTTCGACGTGCTCGTCGTCGACAACGCGCCGAGCAGCGACCGCACCCGGCACGTGGTGGAGGAGTTCGCCTCGCGGCTGCGGATCGAGTACGTCGTCGAGTCGCGCCCCGGTCTGTCCAGGGCCCGCAACGCCGCGCTCGCCGCGCTCAGCCGCGAGCCCGGTGAGCGGATCGTCGCCTGGACCGACGACGACGTCCGGGCCGACCCGCACTGGGTCGCCGAGATCGTCCGCGCGTTCGTGGAGAACCCGGCGGCCGCGGCGGTGTCGGGCGTCGTCGTGCCGGCCGAGCTCCGCACCGACGCGCAGGTCTGGTTCGAGCAGTTCGGCGGGCACAGCAAGGGCCGCGGGTTCACCGCCGACGAGTTCGGCCCGCTCACCGCGCAGAGCCCGCTCTACCCACTGCCGGCGTTCGGCGTCGGGGCGAACATGGCGTTGCGCCTGAGCGCTCTGCGCTCGCTGAAAGGCTTCGACGAGGCCCTCGGCGCCGGTACGCCCGCCCAGGGTGGCGAGGACACGCTGATCTTCAGCCGGCTGCTCGACCGCGGCGCGACCACGCTCTACCACCCGGCCGCGCTCGTGCGCCACGTGCACCGCGCCGACCTCGACGGGCTCCGCACGCAGATGGCCGGCTACGGCGCCGGGCTCACCGCGTTCTACGCCGCGCTGCTCCGCGACGACCCGCGCCGGCTGGTGCGGTTGCTCGCGCTGGTGCCACGGGCGTGGAAGGACCTCACCAGCTCCGACAGCGTCCGGGTCGGCACGGTCCGCGACGACTTCCCGCCCGAGCTCTTCGCCGCCAACCGGCGTGGCATGCTGGCCGGCCCGTGGCGGTACGTCCGCGGACGGATCGCCCCCGTACCCGCGCGCGTGGCGCAGAAGACCGCGGTGGGACTCCGATGA
- a CDS encoding polysaccharide deacetylase family protein — protein MTALPILMYHGVPAEPDAVPDPLRVPAADFRAQISTLTADGWELLGLTEALGAKAADPDRPVVALTFDDAYDDFLNAAAVLAEFGARSTLYVPTGSVGSPGYLGWDQLGALAAAGVEIGSHSRQHHPMDTLPPTMLGDELVRSRAELTARLDVPIRSFCYPHGYSNGRARRAVADAGYLNACVIGRRLARPGDDRFALPRLQPLPGMSRDELRWMVASGEPGLSPVVKRALQPAWRLARLASTRVLMHELT, from the coding sequence ATGACCGCGTTGCCGATCCTGATGTACCACGGCGTCCCGGCCGAGCCGGACGCCGTGCCCGACCCGCTCCGGGTTCCGGCGGCGGACTTCCGGGCCCAGATCTCCACGCTCACCGCCGACGGCTGGGAACTGCTCGGCCTCACCGAAGCGCTCGGCGCCAAGGCCGCCGACCCCGACCGTCCCGTGGTCGCGCTGACGTTCGACGACGCCTACGACGACTTCCTGAACGCCGCCGCCGTGCTGGCCGAGTTCGGGGCCCGATCGACGCTCTACGTGCCGACCGGATCGGTCGGCAGCCCCGGCTACCTCGGCTGGGACCAGCTCGGCGCGCTGGCGGCCGCGGGCGTCGAGATCGGCAGTCACTCCCGGCAGCACCACCCGATGGACACGCTCCCGCCGACGATGCTCGGCGACGAACTCGTGCGCAGCCGCGCCGAGCTGACCGCACGTCTCGACGTACCGATCCGGTCGTTCTGCTACCCGCACGGCTACAGCAACGGCCGGGCCCGTCGCGCGGTCGCCGACGCCGGCTACCTGAACGCGTGCGTGATCGGACGCCGGCTGGCCCGCCCGGGCGACGACCGGTTCGCGTTACCCCGTCTCCAGCCGCTACCCGGCATGAGCCGCGACGAACTGCGGTGGATGGTCGCGTCCGGCGAGCCGGGGCTCAGCCCGGTCGTGAAACGCGCGCTTCAACCCGCTTGGCGGCTGGCCCGCCTGGCGAGCACCCGCGTCCTGATGCACGAGCTCACCTGA